One stretch of Oncorhynchus kisutch isolate 150728-3 unplaced genomic scaffold, Okis_V2 scaffold778, whole genome shotgun sequence DNA includes these proteins:
- the LOC116361917 gene encoding equistatin-like, with amino-acid sequence MAFALGDATIQPKTPCERARDAAINGPIGAYIPTCDAAGQYTPKQCSGSTGYCWCVTSTGQKIPGTETPPGTAPIKCPCSGPRR; translated from the exons ATGGCTTTTGCTCTGGGAG ATGCTACGATACAACCCAAGACCCCCTGTGAGCGTGCTAGAGATGCTGCGATAAATGGCCCAATTGGAGCTTACATCCCAACGTGTGACGCCGCTGGACAATACACCCCTAAGCAATGTTCGGGCTCTACAG GTTACTGTTGGTGTGTGACCAGTACTGGACAGAAGATTCCGGGCACTGAGACTCCTCCAGGCACTGCTCCAATCAAATGTCCATGCAG TGGTCCTCGCAGATGA